A stretch of the Glycine soja cultivar W05 chromosome 13, ASM419377v2, whole genome shotgun sequence genome encodes the following:
- the LOC114381987 gene encoding uncharacterized protein LOC114381987, with product MEMKREITKEEEHKEDSMHTIVFTAGTFLLMVCLKHFLVEQWRAWVFLILNVILLAILFMSLRPAKLEEDHSSESESSVEEVKSDNKLEKKWPSGGSQEETEKGKDCYIKQCCSSSSSTYALVENEREDDEEEEEEEEEEQVPVLSKEELNERVEAFIAMFRQHLISDVKQAESFRLHKIEVSCC from the coding sequence ATGGAGATGAAGAGAGAAATTACCAAGGAGGAAGAGCACAAGGAGGATAGCATGCACACTATAGTGTTCACAGCAGGTACATTTCTTCTGATGGTGTGTCTAAAGCACTTTCTAGTTGAGCAGTGGCGTGCTTGGGTGTTCCTCATCCTCAATGTCATTTTGTTAGCTATCCTATTCATGTCTCTGAGGCCAGCCAAGTTGGAGGAGGATCACAGTTCAGAAAGTGAAAGCAGTGTTGAAGAAGTGAAAAGTGAcaataaattagagaaaaagTGGCCAAGTGGGGGGTCTCAAGAAGAAactgaaaaaggaaaagattgcTACATAAAACAATgttgtagtagtagtagtagtaccTATGCTCTTGTTGAGAATGAAAGAGAAGAtgatgaggaagaggaagaggaggaggaggaagagcaGGTTCCAGTGCTGTCCAAGGAGGAATTGAATGAGAGGGTGGAAGCTTTCATTGCAATGTTTAGGCAGCATTTGATCTCTGATGTCAAACAAGCTGAAAGTTTCAGGCTCCACAAGATTGAAGTGTCTTGCTGTTGA